ATAGGAAAGAAGCTTACTAATAAAGTGTATTGGCATAATTCAGGTTAAACAAGCTAAAAATAAGATTGGTAGGGCATGACTACTTATCTATATGTTCAAATTGCTAAACTGATTGAAACAGGTGGTTGAAAGATATCCTCTAAAATTGCAATTTTAGTCAAAAAATCGTAAAAATGGCTTTACAAAAAAGCAGTGTTTTAGGATATTGCTAAGAAAAACCTTTTTAGGAGATAAGAAATGAGCAAGTACGGCTTCAATTTTCCTGAAAATATTAGGAAAACATATCTCTTCGATATGGAAGAAAACTGGTATCTGCCACTTTTGGCAAAGCAAAAAAACCTTAGTTTACAAAGCATAAAACGCAGCAATTTTGGTCAATATAATATGGCTGTAAACTACCTTACTTCTGTTTTGGAAGAAGCTGCGGCAATCAATAAAGTGGCAGTGTATAATATTGATCATATGGCACAGATTAGATTTAAGGGGAAAGATGCTGCAAACTTATTGAATAGAAGTTTAGGGGCTAATTTTGTAGATATGAAAGTTGGAGCATGTAAATATACTTTGCTTTTAAATGAAGCAGGCGGAGTTCAGGACGATATGATTCTAATGAGAGTATCCCCGGAAGAATATATCGCTGTAATCAATGCCGGACACGATATTACAGATACGGTTGAGCATAATGGCGATAAAGTGGAGCTAATTGCCGATATCGATCGCATTATGAGCCTGAAACAAGCAGAAGAAGAGGTTGAAGCGGAAGATATATCCGATCAGTTGGTTAAGGTGGATATCCAAGGTCCTCTTTCCTACAAACTTATTAAAGATATCTATGGCGTTCAGGTGCTTAAGAATCGCAATAATCCCGAGAAAAACATGAACTTCTTTACCTTCAACGAATTCGACCGTAATGGTGCTCATTATTATATTAGCCGCACTGGGTATACCAACCGATGGGGATGGGAATTATATATTCCCGTAGAACAAGCTGCGGACGATTTTAAACAGATTGTTAGTAAGGCACTGGATCTGGGTGGATTATTGGTTGGACTTGGTGGTAGAGATGAAAACCGCATATCTGCAGGTGCATTTGGTTTGCCTTTGATGGGGCAAGAATACGATCCTGATCATAATCCTATCAATGCTCCCTTATATGATGCTGCCATAGATATGAACAAACAAGATTTTCTTGGCAAAGCAGCCTTGGAACGAGCTTTGGCTCAGGGAGTTCATAAACGTCTTAATATTATTATTTCTGAGGGAATAGTGAGCGGCAGGGGAGTGTATCGCAATGGAAAGAGAATAGGCACTGTAAGCTCTAGCATCAATTCTCCCAATCTATCCCTAGAGCAACGATTAGCCATTGGTTCTAAGCGTAAAAATGTGAACGATCAGGCCGGTACTGCCGCAATAGGCTTGGCATGGCTTTACACAAATCAGTTTGAGGAGGATGCACAGGGAATCGATATAATCGAAGCCGATGGCAAACCGATTCGAATAGCTGTTGAATTTTACCGAGAAGATGAATCTCGCAATCCTTTAGGGAATCCGGTTGTAGGATACCTTACTCAAGAAGGGGTAAGCCCCGCCACAGCACCAAAACCGCTAAAAAATATTGAAAGTTTATAATAATGTGTAGATCATGCACAGCATATAAAAGAAAGATTGAGAAGAGAACAGACCTCATCAAAAAGTCTTTGTTTCAATACATTAGGCAGATAATGTGTCTACAAGTGTAAAATATGGGGAGATAACATGATAAGTGTGGAAAACTTGGTAAAAGAATTTCCCAAAAAAGACGGTACAACTTTCTATGCTGTAGATAACATCAGCTTTGAGGCAAAAGAAGGTGAAATTGTGTGTCTATTGGGAGTAAATGGTGCCGGCAAAACTACTACTATGCGCATTCTTTCCACAGTATTTAGACCAAGCTCGGGAACAGCGAAAATAAAGGGATGGGATATTCTTACCCATCCACATAAAGTGCGTGAAAACCTTGGCTTTTTGTCTGGTGATACGGGCTTGTATAATCGTCTGCGAGTGTTTGAATTCATTCAGTACTTCGGCAGGTTGTACTCTATGCCGGAATCTGTTATTGATCAAAGAATGAAAGAGATGGCAGAGCTGTTGGATATGAACGATTTTATGGACAAAAAAATCGAGTTTCTTTCTACCGGAATGAAACAAAAGGTGTCTATTGTTCGTTCAATTATTCACGATCCGCCGGTAATGATCTTCGATGAACCTACTGCAGGATTGGATATCTTAACAGCCCGTAACATCATATCATTCATTAGAAGTTGCAAAGATAGGGGAAAATGTGTGTTATTTAGTACTCATATTATGCGCGAGGCAGAGCGGTTAGCCGACAGAGTCGTTATGATTCACAAGGGCAAACTGTTGGCAGAAGGAAGCTTGGATGAGCTAAGAGCAATTACCAATCAAACAGATCTGGATGATATCTTTGTGCATTATGTGAATCAAGTTAACGGCGAAAATGAGGTGCAAGCACATGAGTTCTAAGATTTTGATCGTATATCGCAAAGAATTATTGGAAGTATTGAGAGATAAACGTACACTCTTTACTACTTTGCTGCTGCCGGTTATTCTCTATCCTGTTTTGATGATTGGGTTTAATGCAATAATGACCAGGCAAACTGGAGTATTAGAAGAACGCGGGGGCACTGTGGCAATTCAAGATAGTGTTCAAAACGAAATTTCGATGCGCATTGCTTCCGAACTTTCCCAGATTGAAAATGTTACCGTTATTCCCGCAGCCAACAATGTTCAATCTCTATATTTGAGTAAAGATATCCAAAGCATTGTAACAATTAAGGATTCTGTAGATATATCCGGTTTACGCAAGTATCATACATATATTCAATATGATGCCGCCAATGAAAGCAGCAACCATATATATGGCAAGGTTTCCGATCAAATTAAAGCTACAGAGCATGCCCTTATCGAAGAACAACTATCAAACAGGGGTGTTAGCCCCGAACTGATGAATCTGGTGGATGTACGTAAACGAGATACAGCAGATTCTCAAAAAAAAATGGGTATGCTCTTAGGCATGTTTCTTCCTTATATCATGATAATTATGTTGTTAGCCGGGGCATCAATTGTCGCCGCCGACCTGGTAGCGGGCGAAAAGGAGCGGAAAACTCTGGAAACCTTATTAGTTTCGGGAGTTGGTAGAAGAGAAGTAGTAATAGGTAAATATCTTACCATAATCACATTGAGCATGCTTAATCTGATTATCAATCTCTTCAGCATTAGTTTCTCTATGCGCTATATGCTTTCTCGATCTGGCTTAGATATGGCTGGTGCCCAGATGCCCATAAAGGCAATACTTATTCTCTTGGCAGCGATGCTTCCCCTTGCTACTCTGTATGCTGCGGTTTTGCTTTCCATCTCTACGTTTAGTCGAAATATGAAGGAAGCCAGAACTTATGAACAACCGTTAATGATGGTTTCTATGATTTTAGCGATGATTAGCTTTCTGCCTGCCATTGAAATGAGCAATTTGATGGCTATTATTCCTGTAATCAACATCTCTTTGTTGTTTAAGGCGGTGATGATAAACGACTATCAGGTATCCCACTTGCTCATAACGATTATTAGTACCTTAGTACTGGATGTTTTGGCGATTTGGGGGACCATCAAGCTCTTTAACACCGAAGGAATTCTCTTTAGATCGGATGACGATAGTGGAAGCTTGAAAGGCATCAAAAAGAACAAAGCAAACTTCTTTAATCCTTACAATGGTTTAGTTTACTACACCATTGCCCTTTTACTATTGTACTATTTGGGTTCGTATTTGCAGCAGCAGGATTTGGCACGAGGATTGGTACTGACCCAATTGCTAATTATTGCCATGCCCGTTTTACTAATTATTCGCTCATTAAAGCTTGACGGCAATAAGATCTTACGCTTAAAAGCTCCCCAACTGAAAGAATTACTCATTATTCCTTTTATTGCAATTCCTGCTGCAATCATAGTGTCCCTGCTTTCCCAAGTAATCAATACTATATATCCTTTTCCGGAAAACTATCTAAAAATGTTGGGCGGTCTGTTTAAGATGGATTTACCGTTATGGGGCAGTTTTTTGGTTATCGCAGTGGCGCCTGGAATATGCGAAGAATTGATGTTTAGAGGTTTTCTTATCCGCTTTTTCGAGAAATACGGAATTAGAGCAAGCATTATATTAAGTGGCTTATTCTTTGCTGCATTTCATCTGGATCCTTTTCGTTTCATCCCAGTGCTGATTCTAGGTATTATTTTAGCATATCTCACTCTGCGGAGTGGATCGATTTTTAACGCTATGTTTTCTCATGCTATCAATAACGGTTTTGCCTTGATTATAATGACCTTAGCTACCAAGCCTTTCATGAAGTTCTTTGTATCTGGAGAGGACAGCCTACATTACTGGTTGGCAATTCCCGCCGTGATTATTTTGGCATGGGCTCTATATATGTTTCATAAAGTTACAGGGGGAAAACAATGTGTGGAATAGTTGGATATATTGGCAATAGACAAGCTCTTCCGATTGTCATTGAAGCACTTAAACGCTTAGAATACAGAGGATACGATTCATCTGGAACGGCGCTGATACATGATAGTGAATTAGAGGTGTACAAAAAACAGGGAAAAATCATAGAATTGGAGCGCGCTTTACCCGAACCCTCTAAATGTGAAGGGCATATTGCCATTGCTCATACGCGTTGGGCAACGCATGGTGAACCCAATGAATTGAACGCCCATCCTCATACAAGTTGCAACCAAGAGGTGGCAATTGTGCACAATGGCATTATAGAAAACTACAAACTACTACGTCAGCAATTGATTGATCTGGGGCATACGTTTAAAAGTGAAACAGATTCGGAAGTAATTGTTCACCTCATTGAGCAATACCTCAGCACCAAGATAAGCTTAGAGGATGCCGTACGGGAAGCCATGAAGCTGGTTGAAGGTACATACGGTTTAGTAGTAATTAGCCGTCGAGAGCCAGATAAACTTATCGCCGTACGCAAAGGGAGTCCTCTAATTATTGGCATCAACGATAACGAACATTTTGTTACTAGTGATGTGAGTGCCATCATAATTCATACCAAACGCGTGATCTATTTGCAAGATTCCGAGCTTTGTGTAGTGCGTAAAGATAGTTTTGAGATCTCTACCTTGGATAAAGCCAGCGTAAAACCCCAAATTAGCGTTGTAGATTGGGATATATCTGCCATAGAGAAAGGCAATTATAAACATTTTATGCTCAAGGAAATCTTTGAACAACCAATAACGATAGATAATGGATTTCGCGGACGCATAAATGAAAACATGGGTACAGCGCGATTAGGTGGCTTGCACTTACCCCCATTTGAACTAAGGAAAGTTAAGCAGATTCATCTCATTGCTTGTGGAACATCGTTTCATGCAGCCTTAATTGGAAAGTACATTATTGAAGATATGGCACGTATTCCCGTACATGCGGAATATGCCAGTGAATACCGCTATCGCAATCCGATTATTCCGGAAGACACTTTGGTGTTTGTGATTAGCCAATCTGGCGAAACGGCGGACACCCTTGCGGCAATGCGCGAAGCAAAAGCTAAGGGCGCCAGAGTGTTAGGGATTACAAATGTAGTTGGTTCAACTGTGGCACGAGAAAGTGATGGAGGAGCATATATTCATGCCGGAAGTGAAATTGGCGTGGCTTCCACAAAAGCATTTACTTCTCAAGTAACGATATTAACCCTGTTAAGTGTTTTTTTGGGTAGAATGAATTACCTCTCGGCAGTTCAAGGGCAAGAATACATAAAAGCATTAGAACAAATTCCTCAACAAGTAGAAGAGATTCTAAAGCTAAACGATCAAATTCGGGAGATTGCCGCAAGCATTAAAGATTGCACCAATGCCTTATATTTGGGTAGAGGAGTAAATTATCCCGTAGCGCTAGAGGGTGCACTCAAGATCAAAGAAATCAGCTATATTCATGCTGAGGGATATCCTGCAGCTGAGATGAAGCACGGTCCCATTGCGCTTATAGATAAAAACATGCCCGTAGTAGCTATAGCAACTAGTGATCCCTTGTATGATAAAGTATACTCCAATCTTCAAGAAGTACGAGCACGCAAGGCTAGGTTGATTACAGTTGCCACTGCTGGCGATAAAGAATTGTGTAAGATTAGTGAAAACGTTATATACATTCCCGATACTCTCACTAATCTTCAGCCTCTTCTTACTGTAATTCCCTTGCAGCTTTTAGCTTATCATGTGGCAGATCTTCGTGGCTACGATGTAGATCAACCACGTAACTTGGCAAAAAGCGTTACAGTAGAATAGAAAATCCCAATATCGTTGTACCTGGCTAAAATGCCAAAAACAGAGAGTACATAAACTGTATAAAGATTTGGTACTAACGTATCTATTCTTGGCTGCAACCATTATTGTATGGGGCTCTACCTTTACAGCTACGGGCTTATACGGCATTTTGTACTTCTTGCTTCATCTCACACTTAAGCATACTTCAAGGGGACATGCTCCCTTCCTACGGCATGATCCAAACTTGAACCCTACTTAATTCTCCTGTTAAGCGAAAGATGGGAAGAGGGGGGAGTTGTAATGCGCTTGGGGCAATTTAGCTGTCGTTGAGTTAATACGTGAGATCGTCGCATATCCTCATATATAGCAGATTTCTATGCTTGAGATATCGGTTTGGTGGGCTTTTTCTGATCGCAGTTCTGCCATCCACTACCCTTGTAGGCTAAAAAAGTAGACTCTTTTCAAATTGTGCTTGACAAAAAAAGCGCTGTTAAATCAAATGCAAAGCACTGTGTGGCGAGATAGCTCAGACGGTAGAGCAGAGGCCTGAAAAGCCTTGTGTCCCCAGTTCAATTCTGGGTCTCGCCACCATTTTTGTATACAGCATTTTCAAATCTTAAGGTTATAATACTTTTCCCTCTTGCATTAGTAGTTCAACACCAGTGAGAAGCTTAATGAATCTACAATACTAATGAGGCTTGCAAAAGTGTTGGTTTCTGTAGAAGTATCATGTTGACTATCAATACGTTATCAATCTATAGACGCACAAAAACGGGTATCAGTGTAGAGTTTGGTTGGATAATTTCAACAAAGCATCAAAGTCAGACAAAAGATTTTGCTTTACATAAAAGCTGAAATAATTATTATGCCTTTGTTAGTGATATTAAAGCTAACAAGAACTCAAAAACTCAAAGTGAGGTTGTATTATGCCCAAGATTCTTGTAATAGAAGATGATGATAGCTTTCGCAATGTATTAGTACAGATGCTATCTAAGGCGGGATACGATGTTCGTCAGGCAGGAGAAGGCAATCAAGCTTTGGAGGTGTGTGCGCAGTTTAATCCAGATTTGGTAATTACAGATATCATAATGCCAGATAAAGAGGGATTGGAAACTATTCAAGAACTATTAGAATTGTGTCCCAGCATCAAGATTATCGCCATGAGTGGTGGAGGGAAGTTTGGGCCCAATAGCTATTTGCCATTAGCAGAAAAGCTGGGAGCGAAAGCAACCTTACAAAAACCTTTTATGCGAGATGAGCTGTTAAGCACCATATCATCAGTGTTGGAATCGGATTAAGCGAGGTCTTTAAGAGCGTTTTCCAGTTTAGACTTTCGGGTTTCGTATGGGAATGAGTTTGCTATCCAATTCGAGATTGATTGCCTATCAGTTTCGGTCTGCATGGTTTTGCGCAAGGCCTTAAGCAGAGCTTCTGCTTTTCTTTCAGTGATGATTTCTCCCATGTTTCCTATGATGGTTGGAATTCCGGCAACATAAGAACCTACAGCCTTACAGCCATATAACATAGCTTCCATTAGTGAATTTGGCATACCTTCAGATATAGAAATCTGTACAACTATATCTGATTCGCTCATAATGCTAAGCAATTTGGGATGTGGTATTGAGGCATGAATGGTGAGATTTTGGTAATGGGAAAAATGAAAATCGGGCTCAAGTATCTTTTGCCAAGTGGTTTTTATGCCCACAAATACAAAATGCCAATCTCGAAAACCTATTACTGCTTCCATCAGTAAATCGAAGCCTTTATTATAGAAATCCTGTAAACGAGGTGTAGTACCCACACACAAAATCTGTTTTTTTCGGATCTTAGATACGATATGAGGGGCTGGAATTGTAATGCAATTATGGATTACAATAGACTTTGTATGCAGATTTTTTACCAATCTATATACGCCCTCAGAATGTCCATGAGGATTGTAGTACTTGTTATTTGAAGATAGCAGTGCGTTATGATTTGCTATGATAAGGTCGCAGTGCTTTAATGCGTATACAGCGCAGAGTTTTCTTAAGCGATTGTGGAAAACACCATAAGAAAGCTTGGGATAGTGGACAGCATCGTAACCCCCAATAAAAAGAACAGACTTTCTGTTAAATAGCCGTGATCCCAACACAATAAACAGAGCATGATAATCTGCGAACCAACTAATGCAGATTTTGTGTTGGGGAAACAAGGCAATTTTGGGAATAATGCCAAGCAATGAAAAGAAGTAGCAGAATCTACCGTTGTTTTGATGCAAGCACATTGTTTGCAGGTGACTGATCTCGCTTAAAATCTTGATGTCCACATCTATGAAAGTGCTTTTAGCAGGATAAAATAAGATAGTCTTCACTAGAACTTCCGCTTGATAACATCGGAGGCAAATTCTTTTACTAACTGTATGTCGTAGGGCTGGATGACTTTAAGTATACGAGCTGCAACAAGGTATAAAAACATATATATACATCCTCCCAAGATCATGCGTAGCACAGACAGGTGTATTAAATGAGCTAAAGGAATAACCACAACAACAGGGATCAATGCGGCCAAAAGATTTCGTAGCAAGCTGGATGGAGGGAACAGGCTTAAGAGTTTTATTTTTAGACAAAACCTCATTTGCCATAAGTACACAAGCAGGATTAGCCAAGATACCAGCACCGTTGCGATGGCTGCTCCCTTCATGCCGTACATACGGATAAATATATAGTTTAGTACAGTATTCAACACAATCATTATTACAGAATCTATCATAACCAGTCGGGTTTTACCCATAGCTTGAAACACTATACCATAGGTTGCTACTCGTAGAGGCAGAATAAGAAGATATATTCTAAAGTACAAGGCCGATGATGCGTAAATACTACCATATAAGAATACCATAAATTCGGCAGCAAAAATAAAAAAGACAGTTGCCAGGGGGAAGATGATTATGGCATTTTTGCGCACAGAAGCCTTAAAAGTTGAAGACAAAGCAGAAACATCTCCGGAGCTGAGGTGGGGGAGGAGAACTGAATTTACGGAATTTATCAAAATTCCAATTAGTGGTAGTTCCATAGCCCCTAAGGAAAATACTGCAAAATCTTCTGGTTTAAAAAATCCGGAAATCATAAGCTTATCTAATTGAACACCTAAAACTCCAATCAATAAAGATACTCCCAAGGGGATTGTGTATGCGAGTTGTTCTTTAAATCCAGAGAAAATGCTTGGTGACCAGTGTAGTTTTAGTGAACGTAAATCGAGATAAGCCCAAAGCCATTGTATTGTTGCAGAAACTAGTAATGCCCAAACAATGTAATAGATATCTCTAAACAAAAGAGCAGTGCCTAAAACCAAAATAAAATCGCAAGCAATGGCAAAGATGGAATACACTGCAGATTTTTTAGTTTGCCTCAAACCGAGTAATACTGAATTGTACATCTGAGTGACAAACATGAATATTGGATAGATGCTATAAAGCGGGAGTAAAATATATAAAGAAGGATTGTTGAATATATTGGCTATATATTTGCTGGATAGAAAGATAAGTAATGCGCAGATTAATGATAATAGTGAAACTATGCTAAAGGTTCTGCTAATGATCCTTTTGATTTCGGCTTCATTTGCTGCTTTGGGTAAAAAATACAACATGCTTTGGGGAAAGCCTAAAAGCAGAATGCCGGAAAGAGTACTGAAGATCAGGAATAATTGTCGATAAGAGCCTAAATCTGCAGGACTAAGAATTCGGGCAAGTGCAATACCAAGAAGGGTTTTTATAAAAAACCTGATAAAATCTGCCAGCGAGAGTAGCCCTGCTTTACGCGAAAGATCACTCATGAACAATGCTATCCAAACTAATCGGAATCATATATTTATAATTGGCATCTTCATGAAACACCGTAAAAATGTAGTTACCGGGGGCAATATATGTGCCATTGATAAGTTTGCCATTCCAGAATTCTTGATTAAGACCTTTAAAATAAAACCGCTGCTTGTTGTAAATAAGGGTGTTGTTGGTATCGCTTATTGACCAAAACCATTTTCCTTCTTTTGGCAGCATTATTTCTATTACATAAGTGCCTGCGACCAAATTTACTTTAACATCGGCAGCGTTTTCTTCGGTATACATGGGCTCTATGGGCAATTTATTCTCTATGGGGGGATAGCTAAGAAGTGCCAAAGAATCTAAAGCTCCATTTTGAGTAATACTATGGTGGCTAAACAGGGCAATTCCTCCAAATTTCCCCTCTCTAATACGATTTATGCGCTTTATGATATGCTCAAGGTTATATTCAGGATTATCCTTAGGCATCAGAGATTTGCCATTAGCATTCCATGCTCTTAGGCCAATTACTAAGTTTTGTTCCAATCCGTAGTAGAGCATTTCATCTAATTGATTGCTAAAAACATTGTAATCCAAATGATACGCCATAGGATATACTCTATCTACAATGCCTTTTTTTAACCAATCGTACCAATCTTGAGCGTATGAAATTCTGGCCTCCGAAATATTGGAGAAGACTGCTGCGCTAAGCATAAGATTGGGATTTATGCTTTTTACGCGGATACTACATTTGCTAACAAACTCCGTTACTTGACGTATTCTCCATTCATTCCAGCTTATCATTTCGCCATTTTCTTTTGTATCTTCAAAACGTGAAACTGAAATAGGATGAAATCCCCACTGTGAGCTTGGGTAGCGGATGTAATCCAGATGCAACCCGTCCAATTTTGGGTATCCGTTTACGATATTGCTAATAACATCCAGCAAATAGTCTTGAACCTCAGGGAGGCCGGGATCTATGAAATATCCAAATGCTTCACTTGAGCGCATCTGATTTCCTTGTTCGTTATAAGTAATCCAGTGTGGGTAATTAGTGAAAATATAGTTATGTTCTACAAGTTCTCTGGCAGTGGGAGTTGCGTTGAATACAATAACCCAAGCCTGCACTTTCAAATTGTGAGCATGAGCCTGTTGTAAGGTGTATGCGAGAGGATCAAAACCATCGTTTTGCAATATATAACTACGTGGCTCGGGGTTGTAATACTTATTTCCAAGTCTGTTTGGAGTATACAAAGCATCTGCCCGATATCGTACTTCTACCAATAATTCATTCTGATTGCTTGAAAGGGCATCACTAATAACTCTATCCACTGCTTGTGGGCTGGTAATGTTCCATGGTAATACCCAAAGCGAACGTACTTCAGCACAGAGATACAGAACAGAGATAAGTAAGAATAGCAGTAAGCAAAACTTTTTCATTGTTCTTCGAGAACCTCAACGGCAGTTTTTCCATCGGCAAACCTTATACTAAGGATATCTCCTGGATGTAGCTCATTAACGCTTTTAATAATCTTGTTGTCCTTTATTGCAACAGACCATCCTTTTTGCATCAATAGTTGAGGTGAGAGTTGATTAAGAACTTCAGCTTTAGTTTTTAGTTTAAGAGAGATATCTTGTATACCCCTATTACAAAGCATGTTCAAGCGCTGCTCAAGGGAATTAAGCTCGTTTATGCCTCGCTCCAATTTTGTCATTATTGAATACTGTGCAGATATAATAAGTTTATTTTCAGCATGTTTAAGCGTATTTTGGGGTTCACGGATAAAGTGTTTGATATTAGCTAAAGCCATTTCTGCCAGGTCAAAACGTTGCTGATAGTCTTGCCAAAGGCGTTGGGGGTGAAATTTAGAAAGTTTAAGAGCATATTCGCTCATCTGTTGTTTATAGTTTGCAACAGCATTCTTTGCCGTGAGATTAAGGCGTTGTTTTTGTGAGTTTAGATAGTTTAGTAAATCATCTTTATTAGGTACTGCAATTTCTGCTGCAGCCGAAGGTGTGGGAGCACGTAAGTCAGACACGAAATCACTGATGCTAAAATCAATTTCATGACCTACGGCAGAGATAATGGGGATGTTCGATTTGAATATGGCTCGTGCGAGATTCTCATCGTTAAAACAGAAAAGATCTTCCTGAGAACCGCCCCCTCTAGTGATAATAATCAGGTCTACCGGAAAACTTTGGTTGAAGAATTCTATTCCATTTATCAAGGTACGAGGAGCGTCGTTACCTTGTACTAGTGCCGGATACACAAAAGCTTTAACAGGATATCGACGCGAAAGGATATTTGATAAATCTTGCAAGGCAGCACCTGTAGGAGAGGTTACTATGCCAATAGTTTCGGGGTATGGGGGCAGCTTTTTTTTGTGAGATTCTTCAAATAACCCTTCTTCCATAAGCTTTTTCTTAAGGGCTTCAAAACGAGCCTGCATGGCACCGATTCCCGCAGGTTGCATCGAAGTAACATTCAGATTGTAGGAGCCACCTTTTTCATATAAAGTAATCTTACCAAAACAAATTACGCTTTGTCCATCCATCGGATTAAAGTTTAGGTTATTGTTTGCCCCTTTAAAAAAAGTACATCTCAGTGTGGCATATTCGTCTTTTAGATTAAAATACA
The DNA window shown above is from Candidatus Cloacimonadota bacterium and carries:
- a CDS encoding ABC transporter permease; amino-acid sequence: MSSKILIVYRKELLEVLRDKRTLFTTLLLPVILYPVLMIGFNAIMTRQTGVLEERGGTVAIQDSVQNEISMRIASELSQIENVTVIPAANNVQSLYLSKDIQSIVTIKDSVDISGLRKYHTYIQYDAANESSNHIYGKVSDQIKATEHALIEEQLSNRGVSPELMNLVDVRKRDTADSQKKMGMLLGMFLPYIMIIMLLAGASIVAADLVAGEKERKTLETLLVSGVGRREVVIGKYLTIITLSMLNLIINLFSISFSMRYMLSRSGLDMAGAQMPIKAILILLAAMLPLATLYAAVLLSISTFSRNMKEARTYEQPLMMVSMILAMISFLPAIEMSNLMAIIPVINISLLFKAVMINDYQVSHLLITIISTLVLDVLAIWGTIKLFNTEGILFRSDDDSGSLKGIKKNKANFFNPYNGLVYYTIALLLLYYLGSYLQQQDLARGLVLTQLLIIAMPVLLIIRSLKLDGNKILRLKAPQLKELLIIPFIAIPAAIIVSLLSQVINTIYPFPENYLKMLGGLFKMDLPLWGSFLVIAVAPGICEELMFRGFLIRFFEKYGIRASIILSGLFFAAFHLDPFRFIPVLILGIILAYLTLRSGSIFNAMFSHAINNGFALIIMTLATKPFMKFFVSGEDSLHYWLAIPAVIILAWALYMFHKVTGGKQCVE
- a CDS encoding aminomethyl transferase family protein produces the protein MSKYGFNFPENIRKTYLFDMEENWYLPLLAKQKNLSLQSIKRSNFGQYNMAVNYLTSVLEEAAAINKVAVYNIDHMAQIRFKGKDAANLLNRSLGANFVDMKVGACKYTLLLNEAGGVQDDMILMRVSPEEYIAVINAGHDITDTVEHNGDKVELIADIDRIMSLKQAEEEVEAEDISDQLVKVDIQGPLSYKLIKDIYGVQVLKNRNNPEKNMNFFTFNEFDRNGAHYYISRTGYTNRWGWELYIPVEQAADDFKQIVSKALDLGGLLVGLGGRDENRISAGAFGLPLMGQEYDPDHNPINAPLYDAAIDMNKQDFLGKAALERALAQGVHKRLNIIISEGIVSGRGVYRNGKRIGTVSSSINSPNLSLEQRLAIGSKRKNVNDQAGTAAIGLAWLYTNQFEEDAQGIDIIEADGKPIRIAVEFYREDESRNPLGNPVVGYLTQEGVSPATAPKPLKNIESL
- the glmS gene encoding glutamine--fructose-6-phosphate transaminase (isomerizing), whose product is MCGIVGYIGNRQALPIVIEALKRLEYRGYDSSGTALIHDSELEVYKKQGKIIELERALPEPSKCEGHIAIAHTRWATHGEPNELNAHPHTSCNQEVAIVHNGIIENYKLLRQQLIDLGHTFKSETDSEVIVHLIEQYLSTKISLEDAVREAMKLVEGTYGLVVISRREPDKLIAVRKGSPLIIGINDNEHFVTSDVSAIIIHTKRVIYLQDSELCVVRKDSFEISTLDKASVKPQISVVDWDISAIEKGNYKHFMLKEIFEQPITIDNGFRGRINENMGTARLGGLHLPPFELRKVKQIHLIACGTSFHAALIGKYIIEDMARIPVHAEYASEYRYRNPIIPEDTLVFVISQSGETADTLAAMREAKAKGARVLGITNVVGSTVARESDGGAYIHAGSEIGVASTKAFTSQVTILTLLSVFLGRMNYLSAVQGQEYIKALEQIPQQVEEILKLNDQIREIAASIKDCTNALYLGRGVNYPVALEGALKIKEISYIHAEGYPAAEMKHGPIALIDKNMPVVAIATSDPLYDKVYSNLQEVRARKARLITVATAGDKELCKISENVIYIPDTLTNLQPLLTVIPLQLLAYHVADLRGYDVDQPRNLAKSVTVE
- a CDS encoding response regulator translates to MPKILVIEDDDSFRNVLVQMLSKAGYDVRQAGEGNQALEVCAQFNPDLVITDIIMPDKEGLETIQELLELCPSIKIIAMSGGGKFGPNSYLPLAEKLGAKATLQKPFMRDELLSTISSVLESD
- a CDS encoding ATP-binding cassette domain-containing protein, whose product is MISVENLVKEFPKKDGTTFYAVDNISFEAKEGEIVCLLGVNGAGKTTTMRILSTVFRPSSGTAKIKGWDILTHPHKVRENLGFLSGDTGLYNRLRVFEFIQYFGRLYSMPESVIDQRMKEMAELLDMNDFMDKKIEFLSTGMKQKVSIVRSIIHDPPVMIFDEPTAGLDILTARNIISFIRSCKDRGKCVLFSTHIMREAERLADRVVMIHKGKLLAEGSLDELRAITNQTDLDDIFVHYVNQVNGENEVQAHEF
- a CDS encoding glycosyltransferase family 4 protein, with protein sequence MKTILFYPAKSTFIDVDIKILSEISHLQTMCLHQNNGRFCYFFSLLGIIPKIALFPQHKICISWFADYHALFIVLGSRLFNRKSVLFIGGYDAVHYPKLSYGVFHNRLRKLCAVYALKHCDLIIANHNALLSSNNKYYNPHGHSEGVYRLVKNLHTKSIVIHNCITIPAPHIVSKIRKKQILCVGTTPRLQDFYNKGFDLLMEAVIGFRDWHFVFVGIKTTWQKILEPDFHFSHYQNLTIHASIPHPKLLSIMSESDIVVQISISEGMPNSLMEAMLYGCKAVGSYVAGIPTIIGNMGEIITERKAEALLKALRKTMQTETDRQSISNWIANSFPYETRKSKLENALKDLA